A genomic stretch from Aedes albopictus strain Foshan chromosome 2, AalbF5, whole genome shotgun sequence includes:
- the LOC109403097 gene encoding cuticle protein 8-like, translating into MNMLRLFLAGVLLTMEMLCEHFVEFTSNYRTNSQIDYAFRYYIDHPQTGVSLDHWENRRGDYVHGGYGVLEPGGYVRTVHYEVEGNSGFRTVIKTTAPGSSLQYNIHSGKKSQPPQPLWNAQPVAFVQSGH; encoded by the exons aTGAACATGTTAAGATTATTTCTTGCGGGGGTGCTGCTGACAATGGAAATGCTGTGTGAACATTTTGTCGAGTTCACGTCCAACTATCGTACCAACTCACAG ATTGATTACGCCTTCCGGTACTATATCGACCATCCACAAACGGGTGTTTCATTGGACCACTGGGAAAATCGTCGTGGAGACTACGTCCATGGAGGCTACGGTGTCCTTGAACCAGGAGGATATGTCCGTACTGTCCATTACGAGGTAGAAGGCAACAGTGGATTCCGAACAGTGATCAAAACCACCGCCCCAG GGAGCTCCTTGCAGTACAACATCCACAGTGGCAAAAAGTCCCAGCCACCTCAGCCGTTGTGGAATGCACAGCCAGTTGCATTCGTGCAAAGCGGCCATTAA